GGTGGCGTTTATCGCCGAAAAGGTGGACATCCACGAGGAGTGTGTCCGGCTCAAGAGCCACTGTAGTATGTTCCTGCGCGCCCTGCGCAGTTCCGCCACCTCGGGCAAGAAACTGGACTTCATTGCTCAGGAGATGCTGCGTGAGACCGACACCCTTGCTGCCAAGGCACGGGATGTGGTCATCTCGCGCCGGGCGATTGAAATCAAGGGCGAGATTGAAAAGTTGAAGGAGCAGGTGCGCAATGTTGAGTAAGCCGTTGCATCAGCCGTTTATGGTCATCCTCTCCTCGCCTTCGGGCGCGGGCAAAACATCCATCTGTCAGGCGGTACTGCGGCAGGACAAAAACATCTTCTACTCGGTTTCGGCAACGACCCGACCCCGGCGCGCTAACGAGCGCCACGGCAAGAGTTACCTGTTTCTGACCGAAGCCGAGTTCCAGCAAATGCTCAAGCGTAATGCCCTGCTCGAGTCGGCACAGGTTTACGGTCACTACTACGGCACGCCGAAAGCGCCGGTGCTGAAGGCATTTCGCCAGGGCAAAGATGTCATCGCGGACCTTGATATTCAGGGGATGCGTTCCTGCAAAAAGGTGCTGGGAGCGCGCGCCATCGGGATTTTTATCCTGCCGCCCAGTCTGAAGGAGCTGCGCGCGCGCCTTTCCAAACGGGGCACCGAAGACCCGGCAGAACTGGCACGGCGCCGTGCTGCCCTGAAAGAAGAACTGCGTGCCATTCCGGAGTTTGACTATCTGGTAATAAATGATAAACTTGAACAGGCGGTCGGTGATGTTTTGACTATCATTCGCGCCGAACGACTGCGCACATACCGCCGCCGGAAATTAAAGGAGGTTTCAAAATGAAATGGGTTTCACTGGAACAGTTGTGGCAAACCCACCCTAATAAATATCTGGCTTTGAATATCGCCGCCCTTGAGGTGCGACGGATAATTGAAGCGATGAACCGGGACGAGATTCAACTCCCGACCAACATCTACGACTATGCCCTGAAGCGCCTCCTCCGGGGCGAACTGAAATACGCCCCGCTTACTGAGGAAGAACTGGCGGCGTTGAGCCAGAAGACATTTGAAGAGCTCACCTCCCGCCGTTCCTGAAGCCGAAGGTTAAATTTGTCCTTTTCGGAGCGCGGCGGTGAGCAATCCGGAAGTTCTATTAGGCGTTACCGGCAGCATTGCCGCCTACAAGGCGCTGGAACTGGTGCGCCTTTTCAAGCGGCAAAACTGGGGTGTAACGGTCGTGATGACCCGCGCCGCAACCAAACTGGTCGGTG
The candidate division WOR-3 bacterium DNA segment above includes these coding regions:
- the gmk gene encoding guanylate kinase → MLSKPLHQPFMVILSSPSGAGKTSICQAVLRQDKNIFYSVSATTRPRRANERHGKSYLFLTEAEFQQMLKRNALLESAQVYGHYYGTPKAPVLKAFRQGKDVIADLDIQGMRSCKKVLGARAIGIFILPPSLKELRARLSKRGTEDPAELARRRAALKEELRAIPEFDYLVINDKLEQAVGDVLTIIRAERLRTYRRRKLKEVSK